The Watersipora subatra chromosome 1, tzWatSuba1.1, whole genome shotgun sequence genome has a window encoding:
- the LOC137390866 gene encoding probable G-protein coupled receptor 139, producing the protein MRHSSGCYLAALAISDLIFLPLNILYEVNFSYDKVVLDRPVVCEIYAVLYMSVQHLSPILVLAFTIERYISVCHPFRTSFFSTSNIRATILVILGLVLFCFTLNGVQAYFWTAKYNDNQIMVCMLREELNEKAWTVTTWTIEALISAVVPLTVLLLNILVIIEVRKISNLERKNRQTNSIDRRSTTLMLLGVSFYLIFTLLPVTVIYALYRSYGNITEFCPTEDELRSNSDWDSFFNYWKAKILIQNLGMSHYVANFFIYVATGKIFRNQLKDLLCKPFCEKKLLSISTKTGTFTNSTRTTRMSLTSQRGSLARSKLAAAKTGTDPCNNDTDLCNRHRLGSANSTVDGEMSTMNGGHHPKHEHGVNSRLLTCVEESDAAVDDNDEVAVPMSTLNN; encoded by the coding sequence ATGAGACACAGCTCTGGTTGTTACCTCGCAGCGCTGGCCATTTCCGACCTCATTTTTCTTCCCTTGAACATTTTATATGAAGTGAACTTTTCATACGACAAAGTAGTGTTGGACAGACCGGTGGTCTGTGAAATCTATGCTGTGTTATACATGTCTGTGCAGCATCTATCACCTATTCTCGTGCTTGCCTTCACCATAGAGCGTTATATATCGGTCTGCCATCCTTTTCGTACAAGCTTCTTTAGCACGAGTAATATCCGTGCAACTATTCTTGTGATACTTGGACTAGTGCTTTTCTGCTTTACCTTAAATGGAGTTCAAGCTTACTTTTGGACTGCCAAGTACAACGATAATCAGATAATGGTGTGTATGTTGCGAGAAGAACTCAATGAAAAGGCTTGGACAGTTACAACATGGACAATAGAGGCACTTATATCCGCAGTTGTGCCCCTCACTGTCCTTCTATTGAACATACTCGTCATCATTGAAGTACGAAAAATATCAAATCTTGAAAGAAAGAACAGACAAACCAACAGCATTGATCGTCGCTCGACAACACTGATGCTGCTCGGAGTTTCCTTCTACCTTATCTTTACCCTGCTGCCTGTGACAGTCATTTATGCCCTTTATAGAAGTTATGGTAATATCACAGAGTTCTGTCCAACCGAAGATGAGCTGAGATCAAACTCTGACTGGGATTCCTTCTTCAATTACTGGAAAGCCAAAATTTTAATTCAGAATTTAGGCATGTCGCACTACGTAgccaacttttttatttatgtcgCCACAGGAAAAATATTTCGAAATCAGCTAAAAGATTTACTATGTAAACCATTTTGTGAGAAAAAACTTCTTTCTATTTCTACTAAAACTGGTACTTTCACGAACAGCACAAGAACAACAAGAATGAGCTTGACTTCACAACGTGGCAGCCTTGCTAGAAGTAAACTAGCTGCTGCTAAAACTGGTACAGACCCTTGCAATAATGACACAGATTTATGTAATCGACATCGTCTCGGGTCAGCCAACAGTACGGTTGATGGCGAAATGTCTACTATGAATGGAGGGCATCATCCAAAACATGAGCATGGCGTCAACAGCAGATTGCTGACTTGCGTGGAAGAGTCTGACGCTGCCGTTGATGATAATGACGAAGTAGCTGTGCCAATGTCTACGCTTAATAACTGA